From a single Macrobrachium rosenbergii isolate ZJJX-2024 chromosome 9, ASM4041242v1, whole genome shotgun sequence genomic region:
- the Syngr gene encoding synaptogyrin isoform X2: MMEEGAYGGGKAGAPFDPLAFVQRPQVILRAVTWFFSIIVFGCISSQGWTKDAKGKETCLYNGDSNACNYGVGISVIAFMASIGFIVGEYLFEQMSSVKTRKRYVMGDMGFSALWAFLYFIGFCYLTNQWSKAEDPPGGYGVNNMQAAITFSFFAIFPWAAAAYLAFLRYKQGADQAFAPSYEADPTNMGGYNSYPDATDPDGGYSQPPFGGQPAQPQTGMQQAPPY; encoded by the exons ATGATGGAGGAGGGAGCGTACGGTGGAGGCAAGGCAGGGGCACCTTTTGACCCCCTGGCCTTCGTTCAGCGACCTCAGGTTATCTTGAGAGCAGTGACATGG tttttctccATTATTGTCTTTGGATGCATTTCTTCGCAAGGGTGGACGAAAGACGCCAAGGGGAAGGAAACCTGCCTTTATAACGGGGACAGCAATGCCTGCAACTATGGCGTCGGCATCTCCGTCATTGCTTTCATGGCCTCTATTGGGTTCATAGTTGGAGAATACCTCTTTGAACAGATGTCCTCTGTCAAGACGAGGAAACGATATGTCATGGGTGATATGGGATTTTCAG CATTGTGGGCCTTCTTGTACTTCATTGGATTTTGTTACCTGACTAACCAGTGGAGTAAGGCGGAAGATCCTCCAGGGGGCTATGGCGTCAACAACATGCAAGCAGCTATCACCTTCAGTTTCTTTGCCATCTTTCCTTGG GCTGCTGCAGCATACTTGGCCTTTTTAAGGTACAAACAGGGAGCTGACCAAGCCTTCGCTCCAAGCTACGAAGCAGATCCTACAAACATGGGAGGCTACAACAGCTACCCAGACGCCACAGATCCCGACGGAGGTTACTCTCAGCCTCCGTTTGGCGGACAGCCAGCCCAGCCACAAACAG GTATGCAGCAGGCTCCTCCTTACTAG
- the Syngr gene encoding synaptogyrin isoform X1, whose protein sequence is MMEEGAYGGGKAGAPFDPLAFVQRPQVILRAVTWFFSIIVFGCISSQGWTKDAKGKETCLYNGDSNACNYGVGISVIAFMASIGFIVGEYLFEQMSSVKTRKRYVMGDMGFSALWAFLYFIGFCYLTNQWSKAEDPPGGYGVNNMQAAITFSFFAIFPWAAAAYLAFLRYKQGADQAFAPSYEADPTNMGGYNSYPDATDPDGGYSQPPFGGQPAQPQTGMDNIADMGNMGYQSQA, encoded by the exons ATGATGGAGGAGGGAGCGTACGGTGGAGGCAAGGCAGGGGCACCTTTTGACCCCCTGGCCTTCGTTCAGCGACCTCAGGTTATCTTGAGAGCAGTGACATGG tttttctccATTATTGTCTTTGGATGCATTTCTTCGCAAGGGTGGACGAAAGACGCCAAGGGGAAGGAAACCTGCCTTTATAACGGGGACAGCAATGCCTGCAACTATGGCGTCGGCATCTCCGTCATTGCTTTCATGGCCTCTATTGGGTTCATAGTTGGAGAATACCTCTTTGAACAGATGTCCTCTGTCAAGACGAGGAAACGATATGTCATGGGTGATATGGGATTTTCAG CATTGTGGGCCTTCTTGTACTTCATTGGATTTTGTTACCTGACTAACCAGTGGAGTAAGGCGGAAGATCCTCCAGGGGGCTATGGCGTCAACAACATGCAAGCAGCTATCACCTTCAGTTTCTTTGCCATCTTTCCTTGG GCTGCTGCAGCATACTTGGCCTTTTTAAGGTACAAACAGGGAGCTGACCAAGCCTTCGCTCCAAGCTACGAAGCAGATCCTACAAACATGGGAGGCTACAACAGCTACCCAGACGCCACAGATCCCGACGGAGGTTACTCTCAGCCTCCGTTTGGCGGACAGCCAGCCCAGCCACAAACAGGTATGGATAACATTGCTGACATGGGGAACATGGGGTATCAGTCACAGGCATGA